One stretch of Roseivirga sp. BDSF3-8 DNA includes these proteins:
- a CDS encoding TRAP transporter large permease, translating to MEIAILALTFIILMALRTPIVWSIGIASLFTILLSVPSLPAVTTVAQRVVTGLDSTSLLAIPFFILAGHIMNKGGIASRLVAFARALVGSLPGGLAHVNIMAAMLFGAIAGSAGAAAAAIGSFMSDEMDKEGYGKGYGVAVNVTSATTGLLIPPSNIFIIYSLASGGISIGALFLAGYVPGILTGLMLMTVAYVWARKKNYPTQPRASLQTVFTTFLHALPSLSLLIVVMGGIVAGIFTATEASSVAVLYCLVLAFLYKEVEVKDLRAILVESASTISVVMMLIAMSIAMSWVMSYENIPQMITAFLLDSDTSPLVALLLINVILLAVGIFMDMTPAVLIFTPIFLPVATTLGIHPVHFGIIMVLNLCIGLCTPPVGAVLFIGVSVAKTSIQQVIRPLLPLFAAMLVALVLVSLFPELSLWLPKVFGFVE from the coding sequence ATGGAAATAGCGATACTTGCCCTTACCTTCATCATACTCATGGCCCTGCGTACGCCCATTGTTTGGAGCATAGGCATTGCCAGCCTCTTTACCATTCTGCTAAGCGTACCTTCACTGCCTGCCGTGACCACGGTGGCGCAGCGTGTGGTCACCGGCCTGGACAGTACTTCCCTGCTGGCTATTCCCTTCTTTATCCTTGCCGGACATATCATGAATAAGGGAGGGATCGCCAGTCGCCTCGTAGCCTTTGCCCGCGCGCTGGTAGGTTCGCTGCCCGGCGGTCTGGCCCATGTGAACATAATGGCGGCCATGCTATTCGGCGCCATTGCCGGCTCGGCCGGTGCCGCCGCCGCTGCTATCGGCAGTTTCATGTCGGATGAAATGGACAAAGAAGGTTATGGAAAGGGCTATGGCGTGGCGGTGAATGTTACCTCCGCTACTACCGGCCTGCTTATACCCCCTAGTAATATCTTCATCATTTACTCCCTGGCAAGCGGGGGTATCAGTATAGGTGCCCTGTTCCTGGCAGGCTATGTGCCCGGCATACTCACCGGCCTCATGCTCATGACAGTGGCCTACGTGTGGGCCCGTAAGAAGAACTACCCCACCCAGCCGCGCGCCTCCCTGCAAACGGTCTTCACTACCTTTTTGCATGCCCTGCCCAGCCTGTCGCTGCTCATTGTAGTTATGGGGGGTATCGTAGCCGGTATATTCACCGCCACCGAAGCGTCGTCCGTCGCCGTGTTGTACTGCCTTGTGCTGGCCTTTCTGTACAAAGAGGTAGAGGTCAAAGACCTTCGTGCCATTCTTGTCGAGTCAGCCTCCACCATCTCCGTGGTAATGATGCTCATAGCTATGTCCATAGCCATGTCATGGGTGATGTCTTATGAGAATATTCCGCAGATGATCACCGCCTTTCTGCTGGACAGCGACACCTCACCCCTGGTGGCGCTGCTGCTGATTAATGTCATCCTGCTCGCCGTAGGCATCTTTATGGACATGACCCCGGCCGTACTCATCTTTACCCCCATATTTTTACCAGTAGCCACCACCCTTGGCATACACCCGGTTCACTTCGGCATCATCATGGTGCTCAACCTTTGTATAGGCCTTTGCACACCGCCTGTAGGCGCTGTCCTCTTCATCGGCGTCAGCGTTGCTAAAACCTCCATTCAGCAGGTGATACGCCCTC